Proteins encoded in a region of the Teredinibacter purpureus genome:
- a CDS encoding YgaP family membrane protein codes for MTITPKKTNIDSLVFRFAGIFILLSVFLGHFHHENWLWFTVFVGANLLQASFTGFCPLAMILKKIGVQSGMAFRGD; via the coding sequence ATGACCATTACACCTAAAAAAACGAATATTGATAGTTTAGTGTTTAGATTTGCGGGCATTTTCATTTTACTCAGTGTGTTTCTGGGGCATTTTCATCACGAGAACTGGTTGTGGTTTACGGTGTTCGTAGGGGCCAATTTACTGCAGGCGTCGTTCACGGGTTTTTGCCCGTTGGCGATGATATTGAAAAAAATAGGTGTTCAGTCGGGCATGGCTTTTCGCGGAGATTAG